The stretch of DNA cTGTCAGATTATTCTGAATACTAGAATAAAtggaaattaatgaaaaaggaaaaaattatgtaaaaaaaaaaaaaaaaaaaaaatccaccacaTCACTAAATATTCAGTTATTCTGAATAATATCCGTCCTCGCTATATTTTTGGTCCTCATCAAAAATAGCTGTAAATGAAAGCAGTTAAAAGAAAAGGTCTGCAAATTAAAAAAGGCACTTCTTCTATACTCTGAGTGACACAAATACAATTCTGTTTAGCTCTACTGTATTGGGGTGGAAGGATAAATGTTAGCAGTAGATACTGTAAAACCGGAACAGGAACTATCTGCAATTCTTGataccaagtgtgtgtgtgtgtgtgtgtgtgtgtgtgtgtgtgtggtgtgtgtgtgtgtgtgtgtgtgtgtgtgtgaactgggTTAACAGACCGTTTAAGtctgaattttatttaaatacacaGGCAAATTCGAAATTGTTATTCACGATGGAAGCCTGGCAAGAGACATACAGGTGATAAATTACTACATGGCTGACATCAAAGCCATAAAAATTACCCTGCCTAGTACACCAAACCACAATGCAAGAATCAGAGGAAACCCACACTGTGtcaacatatttcctgtttcaaccAACTATCAGGAATACCTAAGAGAAATGGCCTCTATGTCCACAGAGCAGTTAATAGTATGGCAGATTAACTGTTAAgctgctccctccctctgtcgCATTACAGTCCTAAAGAAGTTTGTCCATTAGCTAAGAGCACTCTCTCTGAAGGCATACCAGCCAGTTATAGTGGAGGTCTATTATTCATTTCATAATTCCCAGACTGTAAACTGTATGTGATGATGCCTACCTTACAACTTTAACCATCTTGGGATTACATTCACTCAGCAGGGAAAGTAGCGTCTGCATTGTCCTTCCTGTCTCCACAATATCCTTTTGACAAtgcaacacacaggaaacattgcttaaaatatgacatttgaCAACagacttttgtgttttatatccAATTAGTTTAAAGTTAATAGGTTATGCCTAATGTAGCatatcattttaaaagatgAACAAATTGAATAAATACTGGTTCAAACTGGTTCAACAAATACGGTGAGACTATATGAATTTGTCAAACTCCTGTTTATATGGAGGTCAGTATGTATCCCTTTGAGTTATTTATACCATTATGGACAACGTTGCAAATCACAAGTGAGACAGATTTTTGGCAATATTGGAACTTTAAATGATTTCTGCATTAATATGTTGATATACTTGTGTACCGGgaatacagaataaaaacaaaatgtcttacCTCAACAATCAAAACattctgcagagaaaaatgaaataacagttaatgaagtgtaaaaaacaaacaaaaaacaaatgtgcagTTGAAGCATTTCTTCCTGACAAACATCTGAGGACTAACCTTGCCTGAGAGATTTGACAGCTCATCCCCTCCTATGACTTTGACACTATTTGTTGACTTGTCATTCTAGGGGACAGAAACAGGAGACAGCATTACCAGTGTGGTTGCATTTTCACTTTTGTCTTGCCTGTTCTGCTTTTAAGTCACAAGAAAAATCACCTCAAACCTTCACCTCAAATCTACATTGAATTTTCGAAATGTCTCTGCATTGCATCCAGTCTCACCACCACACTGAACACTGCAGCAGCCCATTTCTGATAAACAATAATTAACTCTCATTTGTTCTTTGCCAAGTCCATATCACACACCTCATGTCAGCACAAGTGGTTCCCAGAAATGAAATGGGAAAAGGCAGCTTACACAGTAGCTCTTCACCCTAATGAAATCCACTGTCAGCGGGACTGATTTATCACTGTTCTGGTTCAGTGCTTTAATGTAGTCCAGGAGGTCTGCGAAGAACTTGTAGCCCccttttaacacacacagagctacgATGTGGTGTTCCCCCATGTCCCGGATTATGTCGCGGGCCAGACGCTCTGTCCTGGACCAGAGAGGggagaaacaaaggaaagagaTGGATCATAAATGAATGGGGAATGTTGTATAGTTCTTGTGAATAAGGAGGAGATCAATGACATGACATTGCACTTAAACATAATTGCTTACAATGCATTTTACTACACTGCACTGGACATTTAACCCCTCCCTTCCAAATTCACATTCAAATGTGCTTCAGTATGTAGGCTACAGTGATTTGTCAAGCAAATACAGTATAGTTCTCTATTGTAATCCAACCATAACCCacgaatgtgtgtgtatgactgggaaagtgaaacagagagagccAGAGTGAGTGTGTCACGTGACTTCTAAGAATCGCCAGTATTTGGCGTAGCCGGTGAGGCTGCTGTTAACCGATTTACCTGTCCATGATGAGTCCATGGGGGATGATCACCTTGTCTAAATCGTTCTCATAATGTCTGGGGACACAGAAAAGGTCCAGATCATGGCCTTTCTCGTCATCAGCGATCTGGAATAAGACCAAGGAGAAGCCATCTCTTCAGCTCTGCGCAAAACGATTGGCACTGGCGTGCGCCAAAGACGCATTTAATCAAAGTGAAACTAtgctcccctccctcccctagCAACACAGAAGCCTCTCAACCACCTGTTTATCTCCGCTCACACATGACCGAGGAGGGCTGGGGGTAAACGGACATAAAACGCTAATGTAGCGGAGCACAACTGAAACCTAAATACTGGAAAGCTCGTGCCAACTGCTGTCTATCACAACAGGCCTGCAGGACACCCAGTACAACCACACCCCGACAAGTGAACAAGTTATCAGAATACCAAACAAATCCCCGGACAAGCAAACGCAGCGGTTTACAGCCTCACCTGCAGATACGAAGCCATGTTACCGGCGGCCGTGTGTTCCGTTCAGTTGCAGTGAGATGTCTGAGGAGTCATGCTCGGGtccaggaggagagagaaagagagagagggggggggggcacagaaGTGGGTGGTTTGTTGTTGACTGGAGATTGCACGAGCCGCTCTCCTCACAGACCGCTGCTGACCGTGAGCGAGACCGAGCAGCACATGCGATGCTCCGCCGccggaggagagggggggggggttaagtcCTTTACGTCAGAATCCAGTTTACCTTCCCAATAATCTGATTTGTCCGACACAACCGGAGCTTAAAATGCGCTATACTGGTTACTACGATTGCAACTGCATGTTGTGGTAACAGTGGCCGAGAAGTAGTGCGGGCAAGACGCTGCAGATGACgcagttttaaaaatataacGGATGACAGATCCGCCCCTGCCTCTCTAAAAGCACCACACCGCCCTGTGTGAGATCACAACTGTACTTATGgattttttatgtgtatgtagCCCTAATGTCCCGAGATCCCTCCTCACTATTGCATTAAATTGTTGAGCTACATCTCATCTTCACATTTTATATaacttattagattttttttccgTATGCTGTAATATGAAGAAGCCAATccatttgttgtattttctgcaTCTTGATTACACATTTGTTGACAAAATATCACCTCAAAGTCCATTTTGTAACCCTACTGCAGCTGTCAGACATATGACACGATCTTCATCACCAGATGGATTTCATTCAAATTTACAaattcaaatttccattttttggGAGAACACTAAgggtttgtttgactttttaaggACTTCTCATTCCATGTTGGCTCAAAACAAAATCATGCTTTGGAAATACTGTTATTGGTGATGATGCCAATAAATAATAGTTAGATTTCTATAAATGGTGTGTGCCATATATTACGATATTCCAACTGGAACACAGTTTTTTGGTGTTTAGTACCTATCTACAATGTGTAATTTTGTTAGTTACAGCTTTCTGAGATTTAACAGCATCTGCCCAGATGAGCTTCTCTCCAACATAACTTGTCCTCATTTCCATGTCAGGCTATAAATTGACAATCACTGAGTTCATACTGCCCTATggggaatacacacacacagtttttgtCTTAGGTTCAGTCTTCATAACTCCATGTTAAAAGTGACCACTGTACATATAACTACTTGCATGTCTATTGTACAACAATTTAccaactgtttttaaatgatcatgatcatgaatgatcatgatcttttcccctagggaataaataaagtatccaactatccatctatctatccatctatccatccatccatccatccatccatccatccatccatctatctatatACATTTAGAGAGAACAGGAAAAGTGAAAACCgtaaactgcaaaaaaaaaaaaaaaaatttaatatgaTCCCAATTTAATGAGtgatacagaaacaaaaagagttCTCCATCTTACAATAAAGGAATACCAAGTGTTGTACAACACCAGGAACATGGGCAACTACGAAAACAGAATAAACACGTTTTCATAGTTCAGAAcaccaaagaaaacatcatcatctctgTACGATAATAACAGTCTTTATGAGTGCCATATGCGACCGTGAGGCCAAATCTCAAATGACACCGTTCCCCATATAGAGCCCTACTTTTAGCTTGAGACCCAAATACAGAGCTGTGACTGTGGGCAGAAAGTAGAGCACCATCCAGATGAAGGCAGCATGATTTGAGAGAAGACTTCAAAGGAAGAactcattttttcttcttctcatctttcTTGCCAGCATctgctttctccttctccttgtctttgtccttctcatcttttttctctttgtcatctttcttttctttcttgccttcctctttctcctgtcCTTCCTTCTTTTCCGCGTCTCGGTTGGAAATCTTGTTGTTGATCAGGTTGTGCAGGGCCACCACAGAGCGTATGAGCGAGGCCAGGTAGACCACCAGCATTTGGTCATTGGTCTTAAGGTAGAAGGCTTTTGTGAACTcctgcaaagacaaaacacataaaattcagcaacaaagaaaatcaaacaacacacagtacATAATATGAAATGAACAATGGTCTGGTAGcttaataataaatattgcGAAAGGCAATATAATTGATGTGATGTAATTTCATATAGATGCACTGAAACTTTTTGaacaagacaaaaagaaatCACAGGCAATGGGccaagaaacaaacacagaattatattttgtttctcaAATATGAAAAGAGCAGATATTCATCCCCAAAGTTTTATGTGTATCTACAATCTTGGTTTATGTGCTTCACAGAACTGCAACTGACTTATTTTGGTGGTTGAGCATGTCATCCATTGAGCAAGTGCTCTACATGACTATAAACTGTAATTTTAAACTTTGATTCAttataaatttttatttcacaacatcattaaattaaatcagtttaaACCCACATTTTATCTGCCcatagtttatatttttttgttatggATATACATGCAACATCTGAGCACAAACAAGTATTAACTACATTTGTTTCACTAAACCAGACTCAGGTTGCCCTCCAGTGGATGAAACGAGAAGCTGTGTTAGAGATGCCggctaaaagaaaaaattcacattttcagcTTAAGTTTTTTGTTATACTTCCACATTTAAGCATTTTAGCTGGACTTTTTCCCCTTACAATAATGCATCATTAACActctgtgtaaaaacaaaagctgtgaaATTCACAAAATTCACAACTAAATTAAACTATAAACAAAATCTTTGTGAAGTAGATGTCACTTAAAATTAAGTGACATCTGCTTAAATACAATTTAACACACACCCATTTCCCTACAATGATTACTTTAAAAAACGCACTAGATGtact from Seriola aureovittata isolate HTS-2021-v1 ecotype China chromosome 10, ASM2101889v1, whole genome shotgun sequence encodes:
- the hprt1l gene encoding hypoxanthine phosphoribosyltransferase 1, like, translated to MASYLQIADDEKGHDLDLFCVPRHYENDLDKVIIPHGLIMDRTERLARDIIRDMGEHHIVALCVLKGGYKFFADLLDYIKALNQNSDKSVPLTVDFIRVKSYCNDKSTNSVKVIGGDELSNLSGKNVLIVEDIVETGRTMQTLLSLLSECNPKMVKVVSLLVKRTPRSSGYRPDYIGFEVPDAFLVGYALDYNEYFRDLSHICILNDQAKEKYKV